One window of the Camelina sativa cultivar DH55 chromosome 1, Cs, whole genome shotgun sequence genome contains the following:
- the LOC104704210 gene encoding DNA gyrase subunit A, chloroplastic/mitochondrial, giving the protein MTPLLCHSTASIPNPNSLMSLSSTLRLSSSLLRRSFYRFPLTDPLCRLRRTEPSAVRFFSSRNSRSGKFVVGAAKRADEQLKAESGSNNGSLVVSDDDSRIVPFELHKEATESYMSYALSVLLGRALPDVRDGLKPVHRRILFAMHELGMSSKKPYKKCARVVGEVLGKFHPHGDTAVYDSLVRMAQSFSLRCPLIQGHGNFGSIDADPPAAMRYTECRLDPLAEAVLLSDLDQDTVDFVANFDNSQKEPAVLPARLPALLLNGASGIAVGMATNIPPHNLGELVDVLCALIHNPEATLQELLEYMPAPDFPTGGIIMGNLGVLDAYRTGRGRVVVRGKAEVELLDAKTKRNAVIITEIPYQTNKATLVQKIAELVENKTLEGISDIRDESDRNGMRVVIELKRGGDPALVLNNLYRHTALQSSFSCNMVGICDGEPKLMGLKDLLQAFIDFRCSVVERRARFKLSHAQQRKHIIEGIVVGLDNMDQVIQLIKSASSHSSAAAALQSEYGLSEKQADAILEISLRRLTALERKKFTDESSSLTEQITKLESLLSTRTNILKLIEQEAIELKDRFSSPRRSMLEDSDSGDLEDIDVIPNEEMLMAISEKGYVKRMKPDTFNLQHRGTIGKSVGKLRVDDAMSDFLVCNAHDHVLFFSDRGIVYSTRAYKIPECSRNAAGTPLVQILSMSEGERVTSIVPVSEFAEDRYLLMLTVNGCIKKVSLKLFSGIRSTGIIAIQLNSGDELKWVRCCSSDDLVAMASQNGMVVLSTCDGVRTLSRNTKGVTAMRLRKEDKMASMDIIPASLRKDMEEKSKDISTVKQTTGPWLLFVCENGYGKRVSLSSFKRSRLNRVGLVGCKFAEDDCLAAVFVVGYSLAEFW; this is encoded by the exons ATGACTCCATTATTATGCCATTCCACTGCATCAATCCCTAATCCCAACTCTCTCATGTCTCTCTCTTCCACTCTCCGTCTCTCTTCCTCCCTCCTTCGCCGCTCCTTCTACCGATTCCCCCTCACCGACCCATTATGCCGTCTCCGCCGCACTGAACCCTCCGCCGTCCGTTTCTTCTCCTCCCGTAATTCCCGGTCCGGCAAGTTCGTCGTCGGTGCTGCTAAGCGAGCGGATGAGCAGCTCAAGGCTGAGTCTGGGTCTAACAATGGCAGTTTGGTGGTTTCCGATGACGATTCTCGTATTGTGCCTTTTGAGCTTCACAAGGAAGCTACTGAGTCGTACATGTCGTATGCGCTATCTGTTTTGCTTGGACGCGCTTTGCCTGATGTTAGAGATGGTCTGAAACCAGTACATCGGAGAATTCT CTTTGCTATGCATGAATTGGGGATGTCATCTAAAAAACCATACAAGAAATGTGCTAGAGTTGTTGGAGAG GTTCTTGGTAAATTTCATCCGCATGGAGATACGGCTGTATATGATTCTCTTGTTAGGATGGCTCAG AGTTTCTCTTTGAGATGTCCACTTATCCAAGGCCATGGAAATTTTGGCTCAATAGATGCAGATCCTCCTGCAGCTATGCGTTACACTGAATGCAGACTTGAT CCACTGGCAGAAGCAGTATTATTGTCTGATCTGGACCAAGATACG gttgATTTTGTGGCCAATTTTGATAACTCGCAAAAAGAACCAGCAGTGTTGCCTGCTCGTCTTCCTGCTTTGTTGTTGAATGGAGCTTCTGGAATTGCG GTTGGCATGGCAACAAATATTCCCCCTCATAATCTTGGGGAGTTGGTAGACGTGCTTTGCGCTTTAATCCATAATCCAGAAGCAACG CTGCAAGAACTGCTGGAATACATGCCTGCACCCGACTTTCCAACTGGAGGAATAATAATGGGAAACCTTGG GGTTTTGGATGCTTACCGAACTGGCCGAGGGCGTGTTGTAGTTAGAGGAAAAGCTGAAGTTGAATTGCTGGATGCAAAGACAAAACGGAATGCAGTTATTATCACAGAG ATTCCTTACCAGACAAATAAAGCTACGCTTGTCCAGAAGATTGCCGAACTTGTTGAAAATAAG ACGCTAGAGGGCATAAGTGATATACGTGACGAGAGTGATCGTAATGGGATGCGTGTGGTTATTGAG CTCAAACGAGGAGGAGATCCTGCACTTGTGCTAAATAATCTTTACCGGCATACTGCCCTTCAATCAAGCTTTAGCTGCAACATGGTTGG TATATGTGATGGAGAACCCAAGCTAATGGGTTTGAAAGATTTACTTCAG GCCTTTATAGACTTCAGATGTTCTGTTGTTGAAAGGCGTGCAAGATTCAAGCTTTCTCATGCCCAACAGCGAAAGCATATTATTGAG GGTATTGTGGTTGGACTTGACAATATGGATCAAGTAATTCAACTCATCAAAAGCGCCTCAAGTCATTcgtctgctgctgctgctttaCAAAGCG AATATGGTCTTTCTGAGAAACAAGCTGATGCTATACTGGAGATAAGTCTTCGAAGGCTAACTGCTCTTGAG CGGAAAAAGTTTACTGATGAGAGTAGTTCACTGACAGAGCAAATTACAAAGTTGGAGTCGCTATTATCAACCCGAACAAATATCTTAAAG TTAATCGAACAAGAAGCAATAGAGCTGAAGGACAGATTCTCAAGTCCCAGGCGTTCAATGTTGGAAGATTCTGACAGTGGTGATCTGGAAGATATAGATGTTATTCCAAATGAAGAGATGCTGATG GCTATCAGCGAAAAGGGTTATGTGAAGAGGATGAAGCCTGATACATTCAATCTTCAGCATCGTGGAACGATTGGCAAATCTGTTGGGAAACTGAGAGttgatgatgcaatgtctgattttcttgtttgtaaTGCACATGACCATGTCCTCTTCTTCAG CGACCGGGGCATAGTTTACTCGACCCGTGCGTATAAAATTCCAGAATGCTCCCGCAATGCAGCTGGCACACCTTTGGTTCAG ATATTATCCATGTCGGAAGGTGAAAGAGTAACCTCCATCGTTCCGGTTAGTGAGTTTGCTGAAGACCGCTATCTCCTGATGCTTACAGTGAATGGCTGCATCAAGAAAGTATCTTTGAAACTATTCTCAGGAATACGCTCAACTGGAATCATAGCAATTCAATTG AATTCTGGTGATGAATTGAAATGGGTTCGTTGTTGCTCAAGCGATGATCTTGTGGCCATGGCGTCCCAAAATGGAATGGTCGTCTTGAGTACATGTGATGGT GTTCGTACACTGAGCAGAAATACAAAAGGAGTGACTGCCATGAGACTTAGGAAAGAGGATAAGATGGCGAGCATGGACATCATACCTGCATCTCTGCGGAAAGATATGGAAGAGAAGTCGAAAGATATTTCAACTGT GAAACAAACCACTGGTCCATGGCTATTATTCGTCTGTGAGAATGGCTACGGAAAGCGTGTTTCTCTGAGTAGCTTCAAGCGTTCGCGGTTGAACAGGGTTGGTTTAGTTGGATGCAAG TTTGCGGAAGATGATTGTTTGGCTGCTGTTTTCGTGGTTGGTTACTCCTTAGCTG
- the LOC104770797 gene encoding galacturonokinase: MSWPTDSELNSIKEAVSQMTGRDIGEVRVVVSPYRICPLGAHIDHQGGTVSAMTINKGILLGFVPSGDTKVQLRSAQFEGEECFSVDEIQHPIGLANKNDASTPSPSKEKSIWGTYARGAVYALQTSEKNLEQGIVGYLSGSNGLDSSGLSSSAAVGVAYLLALENANELTVSPTENIEYDRLIENGYLGLKNGILDQSAILLSSYGCLTYMDCKTMNHELVQAPELEKPFRILLAFSGLRQALTTNPGYNLRVSECREAAKVLLTASGNSELEPTLCNVEHAVYEAHKHELEPVLARRAEHYFSENMRVIKGREAWAAGNLEEFGKLISASGLSSIENYECGAEPLIQLYKILREAPGVYGARFSGAGFRGCCVAFVDAEKAEAAATYVKDEYEKAQPEFAKNLNGGKPVLICEAGDAARVLL; the protein is encoded by the exons ATGTCTTGGCCTACGGATTCCGAG TTAAATTCCATAAAGGAGGCAGTGTCACAGATGACTGGAAGAGATATAGGAGAAGTTCGAGTGGTGGTCTCACCTTATCGTATATGTCCTTTAGGAGCTCACATTGATCACCAG GGTGGAACTGTATCAGCTATGACGATTAATAAAGGGATCCTTCTTGGTTTTGTCCCATCAGGCGATACTAAG GTCCAGTTGCGTTCTGCACAatttgaaggagaagaatgtTTCAG TGTAGATGAAATCCAGCACCCAATAGGCCTAGCAAACAAGAATGATGCAAGTACCCCATCGCCATCGAAGGAAAAAAGCATTTGGGGCACTTATGCCAGAGGAGCGGTTTATGCATTACAGACCAGCGAAAAGAATCTCGAACAG GGCATTGTTGGTTACCTCAGTGGCTCGAATGGACTAGATAGTTCTGGGCTTAGCTCATCAGCTGCT GTTGGTGTGGCGTACCTGCTAGCTTTAGAGAATGCAAACGAATTGACTGTATCCCCgacagaaaatattgaatatgacAG ACTTATTGAGAACGGGTATCTGGGTCTGAAGAATGGAATACTGGATCAATCAGCTATTTTGCTTTCGAGTTATGGGTGTCTAACATACATGGACTGCAAG ACTATGAACCACGAGCTTGTACAGGCTCCTGAACTGGAGAAACCGTTCAGGATATTGTTAGCATTCTCAGGCTTAAGGCAGGCATTGACCACCAACCCAGGATATAATCTGCGTGTTTCTGAGTGTCGAGAGGCTGCAAAGGTTCTTTTGAC TGCATCTGGGAACAGTGAGCTAGAACCTACCTTGTGCAATG TTGAGCATGCGGTCTACGAAGCTCACAAG CATGAGCTGGAACCGGTTTTAGCTAGAAGAGCAGAGCATTATTTCTCAGAAAACATGCGGGTTATCAAAG gACGAGAAGCATGGGCTGCAGGTAATCTTGAAGAATTTGGAAAGCTAATTTCAGCATCCGGCTTGAGTTCTATTGAGAATTACGAATGCG GTGCGGAGCCACTGATTCAGCTATACAAGATTCTCCGGGAGGCTCCTGGTGTATATGGTGCTCGGTTCAGTGGTGCAGGTTTCAGGGGatgttgtgtggcctttgtagATGCAGAGAAAGCAGAGGCAGCTGCTACATATGTGAAGGATGAATATGAAAAGGCCCAACCTGAGTTTGCTAAGAATCTGAATGGAGGAAAACCTGTTCTCATCTGTGAAGCAGGTGACGCTGCTCGTGTTCTTCTCTGA
- the LOC104704220 gene encoding putative pectinesterase/pectinesterase inhibitor 24 encodes MSSTYGKVDECEHVMLEARRKTRKRIAIIAVSLIVLAIIVVGAVLGTMAHKKSSETVEIKNNGDSISASIKAVCDVTLHKDKCMETFRSAPNASSLNPEELFKFAVKITIAEVSKALNAFSSSNDEKSNITMDACAELLDLTIDNLNNTLTSSSNGDVTVPELVDDLRTWLSSAETYQETCVETLSPDMKPFGESHLKNSTEMTSNALAIITWLGKIADSFTLRRRLLTTADVEVGFHVGRRLLQSTDLKKVAHIVVAKDGSGKYRTISRALKDVPEKSEKRTIIYVKKGVYFENVRVEKKMWNVVVVGDGESKSIVSGRLNVIDGTPTFKTATFAVFGKGFMARDMGFINTAGPSKHQAVALMVSADLAALYRCTMNAYQDTLYVHAQRQFYRDCTIIGTVDFIFGNSAAVLQNCRILPRRPMKGQQITITAQGLLLLFPCKIV; translated from the exons ATGTCCTCCACTTACGGCAAAGTCGACGAGTGTGAACACGTAATGCTCGAAGCTCGTCGTAAGACGAGGAAGAGAATTGCAATCATTGCTGTATCACTAATAGTTCTTGCCATAATCGTGGTCGGAGCCGTGTTGGGAACCATGGCTCATAAGAAGTCATCAGAGACAGTGGAGATCAAGAACAACGGAGACTCAATCTCCGCATCCATTAAAGCCGTTTGCGACGTTACGTTGCACAAAGACAAATGTATGGAAACCTTTCGATCAGCTCCAAACGCGAGCAGTCTCAATCCAGAAGAGCTCTTCAAATTCGCAGTCAAAATCACAATCGCCGAAGTTTCAAAAGCTCTCAACGCATTCTCTTCCTCCAACGATGAAAAGAGCAACATCACCATGGATGCATGCGCTGAGCTTCTTGACCTAACGATAGATAACCTCAACAACACGTTAACGTCATCATCAAACGGTGACGTAACGGTACCTGAGCTAGTCGATGACCTCCGTACATGGCTGAGCTCGGCCGAGACGTATCAAGAGACGTGCGTGGAAACGTTGTCTCCAGATATGAAGCCGTTCGGAGAAAGTCATCTCAAGAACTCAACAGAGATGACGAGTAACGCCTTAGCGATCATCACATGGCTCGGAAAGATCGCTGACTCGTTCACACTCCGAAGGCGTCTGTTGACAACCGCTGACGTGGAGGTGGGTTTCCACGTGGGTAGGAGATTGTTGCAGAGCACGGATTTGAAGAAAGTGGCGCACATCGTGGTGGCGAAGGATGGTTCGGGGAAGTACAGAACCATAAGTAGAGCTCTAAAGGATGTGCCTGAGAAGAGTGAGAAGAGGACGATTATATATGTGAAGAAAGGAGTTTATTTTGAGAATGTGAGGGTCGAGAAGAAGATGTGGAACGTTGTGGTGGTCGGAGATGGAGAAAGCAAGAGTATTGTCTCTGGTAGACTCAATGTCATTGATGGAACTCCCACTTTTAAGACCGCAACATTCG CTGTGTTTGGAAAAGGGTTCATGGCAAGAGACATGGGCTTCATCAACACAGCCGGTCCATCCAAACACCAAGCCGTAGCTCTAATGGTAAGCGCAGATCTCGCTGCCTTATACCGTTGCACAATGAACGCATACCAAGACACGCTCTACGTGCATGCACAACGCCAATTCTACCGTGACTGCACCATCATTGGAACAGTCGATTTCATCTTCGGTAACTCAGCTGCAGTTCTCCAAAACTGCCGGATCCTCCCTCGCCGGCCAATGAAAGGACAACAAATCACAATCACGGCTCAGGGAC TGTTACTCTTATTCCCTTgtaaaattgtttga
- the LOC104770705 gene encoding probable pectinesterase/pectinesterase inhibitor 25 has translation MKMQTLHFSSSLLLLSVSFLSLALLISTQEPPSQSPSMSPSLSPSQPPSRPPTLPPSQSQSSSQACKSTPYPKLCRSILNAVRSSPSDPYSYGKFTIKQCLKQASRLSKAITGYARRVRSKPGSSTPEEIGAVADCGELSELSVNYLETVTTELKSAQVMTAALVEHVNSLLSGVVTNQETCLDGLVEAKSGFAAAIGSPMGNLTRLYGISLGLVSHALNRNLKRSFRASKGKILGGGNSTYREPLETLIKGLRKTCDNDKDCRKASRKLGELGQTSGGSILVSKAVIVGPYKSDNFTTITEAIAAAPNNTRPEDGYFVIYAREGVYEEYIVVEMNKKNLMLIGDGINKTIITGNHNVIDGWTTYNCSSFAVIGERFMAVDVTFRNTAGPEKHQAVALRNNAEGSSFYRCSFEGYQDTLYVHSMRQFYRECDIYGTIDFIFGNAAAIFQNCNIYARKPMAKQKNAITAHGRVDPNQNTGISIINCTIKAAPDLAAEPNSAMTFLGRPWKPYARTVFMQSYISDIVQPVGWLEWNGTTGLDTIYYGEYSNFGPGANTNQRVQWLGYNILNLAEAMNFTVYNFTMGDTWLPQTDIPFYGGLLRKE, from the exons atgaaaatgcaaacactacacttctcttcttctcttttgttactGTCTGTTAGTTTCCTCTCATTGGCTTTGCTAATCTCAACACAAGAACCTCCTTCACAGTCACCTTCTATGTCCCCGTCACTGTCACCTTCACAGCCTCCGTCACGACCACCTACTTTGCCCCCGTCACAGTCACAGTCGTCTTCTCAGGCTTGTAAGTCAACTCCATACCCTAAGCTATGCCGTTCGATCCTCAACGCTGTCAGGTCATCACCGTCTGATCCATACAGTTACGGCAAGTTCACGATAAAACAATGCCTCAAGCAAGCAAGCCGTCTCTCCAAAGCCATCACCGGATACGCAAGGCGAGTGAGAAGCAAACCAGGCTCCTCCACGCCCGAGGAAATAGGCGCGGTGGCGGACTGCGGCGAGTTATCGGAGCTGAGTGTGAACTACCTCGAAACCGTCACGACGGAGCTCAAGTCCGCGCAGGTGATGACCGCAGCTCTTGTGGAGCATGTGAACAGTCTTCTCAGTGGTGTGGTGACGAATCAGGAGACATGTCTCGACGGACTCGTGGAGGCGAAGAGTGGATTCGCCGCCGCGATAGGATCACCGATGGGGAATCTCACGCGTCTTTACGGTATCTCGCTGGGGCTTGTGAGCCACGCGCTTAACCGTAACCTTAAGAGGTCGTTTAGAGCCTCTAAAGGAAAGATTCTTGGTGGTGGGAACTCAACCTATCGCGAGCCGCTCGAGACTTTGATTAAG GGTTTACGTAAAACATGCGACAACGACAAAGATTGCCGGAAAGCTAGCCGGAAATTAGGGGAGCTAGGTCAGACGAGCGGCGGTTCCATCCTCGTGAGTAAAGCAGTGATTGTCGGTCCGTACAAATCCGACAACTTCACGACGATCACGGAAGCTATTGCAGCCGCACCTAATAACACTAGACCAGAGGATGGTTACTTTGTTATCTACGCAAGAGAAGGTGTTTACGAAGAATATATTGTTGTTGAGatgaacaaaaagaacttaatgCTAATCGGAGATGGGATCAATAAGACGATTATTACTGGGAACCATAACGTTATTGACGGTTGGACTACGTATAATTGCTCGAGCTTTG cTGTAATTGGAGAGCGGTTCATGGCGGTTGATGTTACATTCAGAAACACAGCCGGACCTGAAAAACATCAGGCTGTGGCTTTGAGGAACAACGCAGAAGGATCAAGCTTCTATCGTTGTAGTTTTGAAGGCTATCAAGATACTCTCTACGTCCATTCTATGAGACAGTTCTATCGCGAATGCGATATCTATG GTACCATCGATTTCATATTCGGAAACGCAGCcgcaatttttcaaaattgtaaCATATATGCTAGAAAACCAATGGCAAAGCAAAAGAACGCTATAACAGCCCATGGAAGAGTCGATCCAAACCAGAACACCGGAATCTCTATCATCAATTGTACAATAAAAGCCGCCCCTGATCTTGCAGCTGAGCCTAACTCTGCCATGACATTCTTAGGTAGACCATGGAAGCCCTACGCAAGGACGGTTTTCATGCAATCATATATCAGTGACATTGTCCAACCAGTCGGATGGCTCGAGTGGAACGGTACAACTGGATTAGACACAATCTACTACGGTGAGTACAGTAACTTTGGACCAGGGGCAAACACGAATCAGAGAGTGCAGTGGTTAGGGTACAATATATTGAACTTGGCAGAAGCCATGAACTTCACGGTCTACAACTTTACCATGGGAGATACATGGTTGCCTCAAACCGATATTCCTTTCTATGGTGGTTTGCTTCGCAAAGAATGA
- the LOC104770612 gene encoding protein SAD1/UNC-84 domain protein 2-like produces the protein MSASTVSLTGTPTTVVKRTPVLAGEKKSNFDFPPSESHAANAAIGESSNKDLIRAEAAAERSSSYNVGPVTRRSGSTATGAHTTTTTTQRRTRKVQGNKTDKAQWKRVVRVFAKQFGALLLIVGLIQLIRKLTLKDTSLSSSNFPIETEMVLSELESRISAVDGLVKTTTKMMQVQVEFLDKKMESESRALKQTIDSTSSALQGELKKVETRTETLEASVDEFNAKPLVSREEIERVYEELKKGNKVHDSAVNIDELRAYARGVVEKEIGKHAADGLGRVDYALASAGAFVMGHSDPYLVGSRGNWFGTSMRGVHSKAVKMLTPSFGEPGQCFPLKGSSGYVQIRLRAPIIPEAVTLEHVSKAVAFDRSSAPKDCRVSGWLEDKDTESETMLRLTEFSYDLDRSNAQTFDIADSGYSGLVNVVRLDFTSNHGSSSLTCIYRFRVHGRELDSVSVVYA, from the exons ATGTCGGCGTCGACGGTGTCTCTCACCGGTACTCCAACGACGGTCGTTAAGCGGACGCCGGTTCTCGCCGGTGAGAAGAAATCTAATTTTGATTTCCCGCCGAGCGAATCGCATGCCGCCAATGCGGCAATTGGAGAGTCGTCGAACAAGGATCTGATTCGCGCCGAGGCTGCCGCTGAGAGATCTAGCAGTTACAACGTAGGTCCGGTGACGAGGAGGTCAGGATCCACCGCGACGGGGGCTCATACGACGACCACAACCACGCAGCGTCGAACGCGGAAGGTTCAGGGGAATAAGACTGACAAGGCGCAGTGGAAGAGAGTGGTTAGGGTATTCGCTAAGCAATTCGGGGCGCTTCTGTTAATCGTTGGGTTGATTCAATTGATTAGGAAATTGACTCTTAAGGATACGTCTCTGTCTTCTTCGAATTTTCCGATTGAAACGGAGATGGTGTTATCGGAATTGGAGAGTCGTATCTCGGCCGTTGATGGTTTGGtaaagacgacgacgaagatgatGCAGGTTCAAGTCGAGTTTCTTGATAAGAAGATGGAAAGCGAATCAAGAGCGTTGAAGCAAACGATCGATTCAACGTCATCTGCGTTGCAGGGTGAGTTGAAGAAGGTAGAGACTAGGACTGAGACATTAGAGGCTTCCGTAGATGAATTCAATGCGAAACCTTTGGTGTCTAGAGAGGAGATCGAGAGGGTTTACGAGGAATTGAAGAAGGGTAATAAGGTCCATGATTCTGCTGTTAACATTGATGAATTGAGGGCTTATGCTCGTGGGGTAGTGGAGAAAGAGATTGGAAAGCATGCTGCAGATGGCCTTGGTAGAGTAGACTATGCGTTAGCGTCTGCTGGGGCTTTTGTAATGGGGCATTCGGACCCATATCTTGTTGGAAGTCGGGGTAATTGGTTTGGGACAAGCATGCGAGGGGTTCATAGCAAAGCGGTTAAGATGTTAACTCCGAGTTTCGGGGAGCCTGGACAGTGTTTTCCTCTGAAAGGAAGCAGTGGCTATGTCCAAATCAGGCTAAGAGCGCCGATAATACCAGAGGCCGTTACCTTGGAACATGTCTCtaag GCCGTAGCGTTTGACAGATCAAGCGCCCCAAAGGATTGTCGAGTATCAGGATGGCTAGAAGACAAAGATACGGAGAGTGAGACAATGCTCCGTCTTACAGAATTCAGTTACGACTTAGACAGGTCCAACGCACAGACATTCGACATTGCAGATTCTGGTTACTCGGGACTTGTCAACGTTGTCAGGCTAGACTTCACATCCAACCATGGAAGCTCTTCACTCACTTGCATTTACCGTTTCAGGGTTCATGGCCGTGAACTAGACTCGGTCTCtgttgtttatgcttga